Within the Dunckerocampus dactyliophorus isolate RoL2022-P2 chromosome 10, RoL_Ddac_1.1, whole genome shotgun sequence genome, the region TTAACTCAGATCGATTGAGTGCCGTGCGTATTGTAGCATGCCACCAATACTTTCACGTGATGTGCAATAAGTGTAAAAGGAGAcaagtttgtgttgttgtgtttgtcaaACCTGCCGCGTATTAGCGATTGCCATTCAAATATGTCAAATAGAAGCTGCAGCGATAAAGTAAGCCATTTGTGCGCTCGGATACAAAGCAACGACGATGCATCCGTATTCCGACATGTCCTCTGTGTCGCATGGGGGTCACCGAACCGCTGCCAGATGACAACCTTGTACCTTCAAACGTATTATTGATCCCgctttaaatacaataaatagaaAGTCAAATTAGGACGCTGctacaagaaaaatgttctaCAAGAAGATGTATTTTGAAAAGAGATCATTATTTTTTGGGGGATTGAATGTGTTCGGTTATTAAATTTGTGAATGCAGCATTGCAACGAAAGTAACTTTGGAGTTACAaggttgtcatgtgacaacaTTCCTTTAGCTCCTGCTCTGCTGGGCACTCCAAACATTGTGAATGATATATACAcaatgttgtgtttatattatatatttatataacaatatataatacatactatatatatatatatatatatatatatatatatatatatgttacatgtatatatacatataacatatatatatatgttagaCATCACCTTCAGGTAATGCAAGTGCATATAAATTAAAATAGATTTTACACTAAACcagtatgtcttatttacatgcTTAAAGTATAGAATAAATATACACTGttataaacagcaaaaaagacCAACTTGAGCTTCTATCGACAAAGAGTTATAGACAAAGGTGAGGCGTGATGGGAAGAAGGATAAGGCCCAATGGTCAACACATCTAAacacactaaacacacacaccgtGTACAAAACCTCCCACACTGCACTTTCATACGACACACTAACGATTGCCAGTTAACTATCGGAGCCAAGTTTGGTGAAGTACCATTTTCGGACGTCAGTAAACAAGATGTATGCATAAAAAGATGTGATCATTAACTTGGTTGTGGAAGCAAGATCTACAAACCCTTATCTCTAAATACAGAAATCGTGTTTTCCAGTTTTCTTTCAAAATACAGCACCTCATTTCCCTCAAGTACTTCTATCATGTCTATCTGTGTCAACTCATAATAAACTGCCCTGGAAACCTGATGCAGCGGGAGCGGGGGGAGGAGGGAACAATGACGTCAAAAGGGAGGAAGCAGCACTTGAGGGATTTTcatagcaaaaaataaaatagctgGCCTGATTGTTTTGGGTTGTGTGGATGGAGCCTGGGGGTTTGTAAACCAAGTGAACAGTGGCACTGATGAGGCTCTGGGAGCGCCTTTTACACCGGCAGCTGTTAGAGCACCTTTAATCATGTCGTCTGGGCCTGATTGCACAGGGGCGGGAGGGCGTTGCATCAGACGGGCCTGGGGTCAGGACTAGTTCCAACTAACAGGATTATTAAGACTGCAGCATACCTGCCAGCTAAAAATAGAATCACGACCAATGTGCAGGTCGTCCTTGGCAGACTCCATCTTTGATTTTACCATCAAAAAAGTCCCCTGTTAAGAGTAAATGGGAAGAAAAActagtttgtttgtttaactCGGTGAATTTTAACTGATTCGTCTTTGACTTGTGCAACCCCCTCGAATAGGTTATGTgaaaatacagcggaacctcggtttttggaTCCCCCAATTTTCATCTTACGGTCGTCCCTTGTCACTATGCGgttcaaatttaaaaagaaatgaattaataaatgattgctgtttcatggtgaACTATGACCtattataagtaaaaaaaatatgcatatttaaggacattttatgtattcttggcctgaattaagcattgtcaagcataaaaaataggctaaatgaacaaaaatacaaatataaggcattcagaagacgcatttaaagatgtgagatgtagtagtctacactggtcactaggtgtcagtaatgttacattgatgagacagtagccagCAAGTACgctttccagaaaaaaaactgctaacgtgtcagtctatgttatgtcttaaacagcttatttactcttactatttctactatattgggtaatgtgaatgtaaaattgactataagggtgttattcaATGTCTAGggggcgctaataatgttaaataccgtatttaggaggtcgtaaacaggtttgctgtgctatttataaataaagaacactacttctcggaaattcacttatcaagttcgggtttggaaccaattttCCGATAGTTGGTTTTCATTGAAAAGTTCAggcctttcgcccgaagtcaactgggataggctcctgcatacccctaataaggataagcagcatggaaaatggacggatggatgaaaAGTTTTCAAACATATCTCAGTTCTCTTTGCACGAAACAAACTAGTCGGTTTGCCCTTTACTGTATCGTGCCACGAAAACGAGTGCCCAAACAGAACACCCTACatgttgcagattttttttctggagTGCGACTGCCAAAtgacccgccatggggccaaagaaagccgCGAGTGCCGGcaatttcataaagaaggtgagaaaccctattgaatttgatcttgccaggatgtatgGGAAGTCCACATAAACAATGCGTGcgtcatttacatgtattttgcattgttttctgcaggtaAAAACTGTAAGTATTCTCTATAAAacgtatttttgttcatatatttGGGTGTCAaattggattaattggatttacatgattattTTTGCACGTTTCGGTTTGATTGACAAAaagcgaggttccactgcattttcACGTAGCGCTGGGACGATGCTTGATATCATTTGGAGTTTCTCTCTTTTGTCTTACATGAAAAATCCAACACAAATTCCAGTTTTGGTGTGAACGGTTAGGAAGCCCGTGAGGTTTACTGACTTGATATGAAAGAAAAGTACTAAGCTGTCCAGTGTAATACTttttcttcatcacatacacgttTTGAAGCACACACGCGCTTCAAAGCGAAAGTAACAACATGAACCACAGCTAAAATAATGTTGTACGCAGACTGAATTTAAATGTGCGCATTTATATTTCCCTACTAAGAGGAGTTTGTTTGTCGACGTTGTTTCTCTATTGCCCAATACATGGAAGActgttctttttaaaacatacaaaaatggtTTTACCCTCTCAGATAAGAAAAACATTGTACAGACACACTAGAGTgttcaataaattaaaaaagaaactaTATAAAGACATTAGTAAAAAAGGCACACAAAAGTTCTTTGACAAATGGTACAGGAAAAAAGTAAACACTTTCTCTTGCCATACAAACGTGTCTCCATCAGTAGATCATATTATCTGCTATTTCTATATCATATctataaaaaaaagtcttaagttACAAAATTTCTCTCAGTAGTGTCAATGTTCAGTTGCTGCCGGTCCAGGAAAGATACATTTCCCAGACTGGCCTAAATCCTTCACGTTCCACCGTGTGTGTCCATCAAGACTCTAATGTTTGCAGTCATTATTTCCTGAGAACTCTGAAGCCGCTTCTCTGAAACTGTCCGCCCGTGTCCGGCTTCAAAAACACCCGAGTGCAAGACGCGCCCCCGTGCGGGGCCAAAACTAAGCCTTTGCTTCTGCGGCCTTGTTAAAAAGCACAGCCGCAAGAGGATCTCCCCTCTTTTTCCAAACCTCTTTCAAATGGGCGCATGTGCGTCTGCCCTATGTGTCTGTGGGTGAGGCCTCGTGTGTCACGATCTCTATGGCCATCGTGGGCTCCATCATGTCGCACTCCTCGTGATCCTGATAGTCCAGCGGAGGAGAGCGGGACTCTTCTAGGCTATCCTCCTCTTCATCTATCGCCTCCTCATCGTCATCCTCCACGTCACCGTCTTTCTCTATTCCATCCAAGTCTTCCTCCTCCAGGGTCAGCTCAAACTGAAACTTCTCCCCACCTCCTTGCCCGCCGGTGCCTCCCCCGTGTCCGTGAGTTCCCGGGTCATAGAAGGGCGGCGAGGGGCTCTGGGGAATCATGCTCTGGTACCAGTTCCTGTTGTCCTCAAGTGTGTCCAGAATGTCCTGCGCATCAGGATGGACGAGATCGGCCCAGGTCTCCCACAGAGGGTGGACGATGTAGTCGATGAAACCCACCTAGAGGACATTGAGATGTACAAAATTAGACGAGACCGTCTTTTAAAATGCAGGTCTTGCGCTGCCTGTGGTGGTTCCCACCTGGCTCTTTTCAACGGAAGCCGTGTGTTTATCGCACATGGGGCTGATCTCCATCCCCCTCTCCCTCTCCCGGTCTCCCTGGTGGAAGAACTCCTCCATTATCCGGTCGGTCCACTGACGATACAGCTCAAGGGACTTGGTGGGGTTACTCAGGTCAGCACAGTGAACCATGTTTCGCAGCACCTTGAGAAAGGATGACATTTCAACGTGACAACATCGTACACACGTTCTTCTAAAAACCCAAGCGTGCACCGtagtacctcggttttcgaagGATTCAGAAACATGTCTTGGTTTGCATACGCTGTCTCAGGTATACGGCGAGGACAGTGCGCCTcacaaactagtcagtttgccTGCGCATCACGTGCATCATCACACAAAAcatgactcagtctctgtgcaGGATGGATAGTTGGGACACTACAGATAGAGTCCGGCCAGAGAACCCTTTAATCAtcataacgtgtgtgtgtggtttattgaacgcacacagaacgataAACAACTCTGTATCTCTCTCCTTTCTTCCCCCATAAAGCATTGTGTGCCCTATGCTGATGGGGTGTCCAAGCGCGCTGCGTGTTAAGTGAGtctgtgctttaaaaaaagattaaatacggCCAGAACttggataaagaaggtgagaaacacgattgaattcaagaaagaagtcacaGTACGAATGCACAGTCCGTTACAATAGGAGTGCAATGTTAAGATTTCTTAagacaggttgcagggggaacggTTTAAATGAGACACAACACAGAAAGTGAGACGAGCCACCGCGTGTAAAGATGATTGCGCCTGCTGCTGAAATTTACAATAAAGCTCAAGTGAGTAAGCATACGGCTCTAATCGGCTGCTCGTTAAAGGTAAGTTTGTCACGGACtagaatgaaaaagcacccgcGTGGCTTTTCCATCCCCTCCCCTCGTCCCTCAGCTCATCACTGTGTTCACTGACGAGCCTTCAATGacggtaaaagtgacgttaaatgtccATTAATCCAcgtcatttgtcatttccatGTAGTGTATTTTCTATGGTTTTCTGTATGTCAAACCACCATTATTCTCTGCAACATGTGTTTTGCGTTAATATGTTTGGGTGTCGAATCCATTTTTTTCCTTGATTTGATGAACGATTCAATTAATGATTCGATTAACGATAAAAACAGAGCTTCCACTGTAAATGATACTTAATTCCTGGTTAAACTGAACCTGTTTCGATCACAAAAATGAAGACCAGTAGATTGTAGATCACAATAACTCCATTTCGAGGAGATTTGGTTGTTGCAGGACAGACAGAAGTCGAATTGCATCATGTTCTTTGTTACCAGGGAAGGATGTTCTCTAACAGGAGCGTAATAAAGTCAAATCCAGTAAGGGCGCTTAAAGGTAAAAAGAAGATGGATCGAGTGAGAAAGGGAGTGACGGTGGGAGCAAAGGTCAGCCATGAAGAAGGCTGGCTAATGGCCACCTGCTGAGCATCCTCCACCAGCACAGGCAACCGATTAGAGCCGTTAGTAGCAGGTTAAAGGAGAGGTGCAGGCTCAGCTCTTACCTGTATTCTGTCTGTGTAGTTGTCGAGCAGCAGCACTCCTGAGCTTGTCACCTTCTTGGTTTCCACCATTGTCTTCAGATCAGCCAACAAACTCATGTGTTTGGACATGTCAGTGGCCAAAACCTGGACAAAAAGACAACTGTTGCTCAGCATCAGGTCATTTCTGGCACATGCACTCGTGCGCACACATCAGGAAAGACCCACAAGACAACATTATGGATGAAGGTGTCGTACCATGTCAATGACCATCTTCCGCAGGGACTGTCGCTGCTTTTTTGTGAGGTTCTGGAAGATATCGCAGCTGTCTTCCTGCAGGAGTTTGAATCCCACAGCCAAGTGATGATTCTCCAGCACAGACTCGTCATTGTACATCAGCGCCAGCTCGGAGTCTGGACGCAGGTGAAAAAAGAGCATTAGACACTCTCACCGATGCTGAGGGACCCTTAATTGTGACTGTTGTAACATTTCTGACTTACTGGTGTTGATCAGGAATTGGTTTGATACTCCAGGATGGTCAACATCGTGGATGGCTGCAGCAAAGATGGCAGCGAGGATTTCAAGGTCGGTGAAAACagcctgtaaaaaaaacaaaaaaaaagaaacaagggaatttaataaagaaaaaaaaacatgaaacatgagTAGTGTCTAaatcatgggtgtccaaacttttcccagcgagggccaaaaACGGTAAAATCAAACTCgtgtagatgtgctaagaagttatagatatatatttttaaaaactttatgttacaggtgacgtgtattattactttttcttcactgctccttttttttcatttttgtctgtTGTTGTTTGTCAGTTTTGTTCATAACGCTGTCagtttattcctataatatttggactttattctcatcatttttccccaacctcattttccaaaaattgcaactttaattctttcttttgttactaatattgcacatttttttgtggaaattacatgctttgctttttagcattacttttttttttgtcacaatgatcatgtttttaaatgttaatattatgtCTGTATTTTTATATCTCTACTTTAGTCTCGTATAATCACTGCTCTGtttccatttttcttgtttaaaaaaaaatattaaaaaataaaggttgaattgtatttttaaattgtgcAGAGGACTGATAAACGGgccacgggccacactttggacaccccgaatGTAAATAATATGCTGCTCAAACAGTTTCATGTGTCTGCTAGTATGTCAGGTTTCATCTGCATGTGATCATTTGGCTCCAGTACAAAAAGTAACATCAagaaatatttaattaaaaaaatatatgactttatttaaaatgttttatgaaattattagtattttataaCTCGTTGATTTCATACGTGATAAATGTTTGAACCTTGGAGTCTCTGATTTCTGAGCACTAGTGTCCACCAGAGtaggtggacaaaaaaaaaaaaaaaaaaaaaaggcacattaTGTCACATTTGGTACAAAGAAGAGCAGTCATCTATTGGATGTAATATACTTATGTAAGTTCTTACTTACATCAAGGGCTGGAGTGGAGAGGAGGATGTGCGTGGACTGGGCTACGTCAGCCGCATGCAGGCTGTTATGGTAGGCCACATCTGAATGGTAGTGATCTTCCAGCGTCATCATGTAAGCCACAAATGTATCCACCgggattttaaatgtttttaacaggTCTCGCTCCTTGGAAACACAACATCATAACACACGTAGTTAGGGATGAATAATTTAAGTAGAGCCGTTTAAGAAAACATGTCAAGCTGGAAGAGGAAAAACAGCAACGGGACGGTAAGCTTCCTACCTGAAAGATGGCGTACATGATGCAGGTGAGCGGTCGGCTGTTGGAGTATTCGGAAACTGTGAAGATATTCAGGCCCCACTTATTCAGATCCTCCAGCTCTTTGGACAGCAGCTCCTCCTTATCGGTTTTGACCCCGAAACGCGAGATGCTGCTGCTGGAGAGCGACGATCCGTGGGAGACCTTTTTGACCCCGCTGATCTGTGTCATCAGTTGCTGcttctgctgcttcttcttctcccgCGTCTTGGGTGTCGGCGATGGTATCTCCACCTCATTCTGTTTGTCTggggtaagaaaaaaaagatgcagtCTAATTTAATAAGATGTAAAAAGGATGGGGTGGGCGAAAGAGAAGTCCATAAAGGGCCATTTAACCTCACATAGTACACCTTTGTTTTCATGGACATGCTATCCGAGAACCAGGCTGCACCATGGAAACACCTGCAACCCATGAGCCTATCCCGAGGCACACCCCGCCCCCCCACATCCCTTAGCAGCTTATCTGCTTTCATTCTTACAGGTCACAGCATTGACAGTATGTCAGCTGGGGGCCACCCCTACGAAGTCctattttttatgtgtgttcaATCACTGCCACATCACATTAATGCCAGTGATAACAATCATGATGAGTTGGACACCACATCATTTTTAGATATTGATACAGAATGAACTTATAACAATTCAGTCACGTcgagtaatttggccccataactatagccAAGCGTCTTGTTTCGCAGCACACGCTGAATAACGCGCTTGATGATGGCGGACACAAGTGGATTTCCAGAGTTCCTGGACTTGCTAGCAGACATCAATAacgacttccactgcaaatcattttactggacgcaattacagttaatatcagagccactcaataaaaccacgacactcctgtcaggtttttgtggcCTTATTTTCCCAATATCCAGGAtgaaatcatcaatcaagaaaaaaacaaacgtcATCCAAGATTCATTTTCTCATCACTACACCTCAAGGATGTAACAAATCCAACCATGGAATTTCTATTTCCATATTTCCATGAcgaacaatttcaaaatacgCATAGAAGAATATCTGTAAGTTCGAAGAACATGCCATATAAAAGGAATCTAAAAGTATTTTAAGCTATTTTATAGgcattcatttggcaaaaaaGGCAACAATTGGACCAACATTGGACTAATTTGaaattatttgtaataaatgaAGTTTTTGCAAGTGATTTAAGTGTGATTATAAAGGCTTGGTGAGGCACCCTTAAAGCGCTTCCAAACATGATCATAGACTACAATAAtaagtgaaaaaaataataataataataatggggaCAGAAAACATAGCCTTTATGTCTGGAAAGTGCAGCAAACATTCAAAAACGTTCGCTTGAGCTGACTGCACACGAGAAAGAGCTGAAGGAAATCCTGCAGTGAATGCCTGCTGCCATGAAAGCCCCAACTCAGCTCATCACTGCCTTATCAGCCCGTGGAGGGTTATTCAATTACCAGCCGGAATTCAAATAATCACTTTCATTCTCATGCTCTCCCACTCCTCTTGTTTTCTTGTCTGTCTCCTTTAATCCACAGTGTTCCAGCCAGTCCACTTAATTGGCCAAGAATGGCCAATTAAGTTTCCACAGACATGTGCTGTGTGGGAAACAAGACAAAGAGCAGAGCAGTGCATCGCCCTCTAGACGTATTTGACGCCATCGTTGGCACTACCGCTGTGTTTGTCTGAGGTCTGCATTTGAATGCAtgcgtttgtttttttcttcatctaTTTCCAGCGACGCGCTGCCGTTTGCTCCACGGTTAACTGGTCAAACTAGTAAATGTTACAACTCCATCCCTCCGTTCCCCCTCCCTCCTTTTGCTTCTCCCATCACTTCAACACTGCTCTATTACTGCATTTTCCCtcactttgtggattatttccagtcttattccGAGTGGTTTTGactatttattttgtgcaaggtgGCGTATGTCATTCATTATTTGTGATTGGAGCAACTGCATCAATgaaatgacacgtctttattatgcgcaCAAATGCGGTCGTGAgagtttgacttttggattattttgagtctttgtatttcatttatattacGACGTGTTGGTTACCATTACAAATTTGCGAGGGATGATCGCATTACTGTCGTCCTATGACGCAAAATGCGCGTGGGCACGGAATCGTGCCGCGCCCTGGCCCGTCATGTGAAAGGAGGGGGAGTGCGCTGTGCTCAAATTCGCTCAACGTGCTGTGCTTTCGGTGTAAAGTCGGGCCCAAGACGTACATTTGGCCGAGTGCGAGTACACCCCTGGGTGGTCAGCAATAGTTGATGAATGAACGTTGAAATGTTGCAGTCCACGACGTTGATCATAGCACCCTGGTGAACCACCGTGGAAGCCATTAGCGACAAAGCACCAGTTGCCAAAGGGATTTTGTTGGGTTTTATTGAAAAAGTAGGGCAATTTAATAGTAGAAAACTGAACCACATTGCACAAGTTGATGTTGTGCCAAAATATAGGATTTTTGTGTGTAATTTATAGCTGAATAAACCTATTTACCCACTATATTTGAAGAGTGTGCTGTCTTTGTATTGGAGTGCATGATTTACTAGAAAATAGTTGCATTTGACACAATGGAAATGTTGCAACCTAATGGATAGTCCCTCTTAGTCTCTCTTAGTCCCTCTTAGTCCCTCTCGACGACACATTGTGCTCCTTtgctgcaatttttttcaatttgagcAAGTATAAAACTGCTAAGATTCTATTCTTGCCAGTGCCTTCTCTAAGTGTTCAGTTCTTCTATTTGGCACTCTTCTTTGATACGCTCTCCCCTGAGCTACACAGATGCTGCTGAAATAAAAGAGGAGCTTTAGCATAGTCTCCTTTCACAGTATGTTCTCTAAGGTAGGTGTGTTCCAGTGCGATTAAAGGAAACATGACGCAATGATGAGAACAGCTGTAGTGGGTGGACAAGCACACATTAAGTCTCTCGACAGGACTAATCTGAAAGCCAGCCGAAGACCGACTCCAATATCTTATTTATCCAGGCAGTTATCCAAATTCCATGAGCAGAGTTGCTCTCTTGAACTGTATTCCACGCGGCCCAGTGGAAATAACACTACACACAGCTTTAGATTGAAAACATCTGTAAAAGATGAAAGCGTACCAATTGGTCAGCTATTATGACCCCGCCTGATACACTTCTTTGCCCTCCTCACGATATTCTAAGTATGTgcgtctttctttctttttctatcCTCCTCTAAAGCCATCTGAGATCGGGAGGAAGCGTCTGCGCTGACAAAGATGCTCTAAGATGGAGATGACTCACACAGTATGGGAAATGCCAGCAAAGGGGGTTCCTCTGTACCTCTGTTTTCCGCTTCACTGCAGTCActtccctccctctctccctcgTCTCCCCTCCTCCTGCCGTCTACGATCAAGCAGTGAGGGATACGCCATCTACACGCCACCGGATCAGGATGCTGATCGATTGGAAGCACAGTGGCTATAAATAGACCTAACCACCTCCAAGAGGATTTGACCTGGAATCTATATTTCCTTCCTCCTTGTGTCAATGCCAGTTTGAATCCACTCGGCGACCATTGTTGATTGCCGCAATTTTCTGCTAtaacgaatgaatgaaatataaacatatatgaAACTAATTACATCCATTCTCAAATCGCAAACCCATGCTGTGAATCTTTATTCTGAGCAATCGTTGAAGATTTTCCCTCTCAAAATCAATGAGCATTGAAAGCCTCACGCAATAAACCCAGATGAAGCTCAGTGGCGCAGTCGTTAATGGTACGCCCCCACAGAACAACATTTCAGCTGCAGAAACTCACACAGCTTagcattatacaaaaaaaacaaaaaacaaagcaagatGAAGCCTTTTTGTGTgtcaccatatacagtatatttttggtGTACTTGGTCACTCATTGGTCACAATGAACatttgtgaatgtgtttttgagTACACGTAACATTCAACGTTTCCATTTCTTACATTACCTAGGAAGGTGTTGGAGATGAATTCGGACACCTGGTTCCCGGACCGACTCATCTCTGATAGGTGCGTCAACTCCCGATTTAACATTCTCTTAAACTGCAAGAGAGAAAGGGGagggtgtgtggggggggggttgggagGAGAGAGAAACAATGTCGTCAGTTTCCAGAGAAAACCTTGGAGAAATGATGGCAGAAAAATTCCATGGAAAATTTTATTTCGCCAGCTATTTTATTGGTGTAGAAAGTGGAAGAATACCACCCTGCCTCCATTATTTGTCACGGGGGAGATTTTCATCTTTTAAAAACAGTTTTATTACACCCACTAACATTTTTTGGAGGGTTTACTTGCACCACTGTGCAAAAGAATTCCAATGAAGTGCAAAATCTGCACCCGTTCCTTACAGCACAACATTtcagccatttttttaaattacaaagcAGATTAAAACGTAACATTTTGGATGCAACAGACAGTACATTGAGATCCAGGCCACTGCAGTAGCAGCTGTTGACAGACCGATGcatgcgcgtgcacacacacacacacacacacacacacacacacacatcaagcacATAGCTCTGCAGAGGGCTCAAAATGGAGTCTGAGCCACCAACAGTTTTTAGAAACAGAAATATCACTGCAGTGTCCTACAAAACTTCAACATGACAACTAAACTGCAACAAATGCCTCGGCCTTGGAGGTACTGACAAGCTATGTAGTTAAGAATTACACACCTTAATGTAACCCCAAGAGACTGACAGCAGGTAATTGGCTTCAGGCATTTTGGATCCCGTTTTCTCGTTCCTAATCAAAGCCAGAATTGTAATCcacttggaagaaaaaaaaaatagaggcaGTCGAACAGGATTCTGTCAGCGCCCCAAAAAAGTCCTCTCCTTGTGCATTTCCTTTTCAGCGGCTAAGAGAGCAGCTTAATGGTGGCTCACTCTCCCTCCTAGCAGCAGAAAAAGGCCGGCCTGGAGTCTCCATCTCTGTGGATGGACGGCTGGATGGGCGGATGCGATGGGAAGACGGGCACTGGAGATGGGATCCAGCAGGCTCACGAGGTGGGCTGGAGCAGCAGCTGTGAGCCGTGAGCGGAGGGACTCACAGCACACTGATGAATAATGGAGAAGAAACGACCAGGGGAGAGGGGAGGGAAACAGCGATAGagacaggaggaggagatggaggaggGAGTGAGGCAGCGATGTTCATCTGACTAGAGGGGGGGTTCCTCCACTGGATTTGTCTCGGTTCGGTGCTCTCGCTGCTGTGGCGCTCGCCCCCACCACCAGCCTCCTACCTCTGCATGTTCCCCCTCCTCCCCCTGCTGTAGTCTGCCAGCCCCAGCAACACACCCCATGCAGAACACGTGATTTGACAGAAAGTGGGGAGCAGTGGGTGGCTTGGGGGGGATCCTTCCAGCTTGGTCCTGTGGGTGATGGGCATGGGGGGGGAAATTTCACTTCTGCTCACGGTTGATGCAGAGACAACATTGAGTTTCTACCCGATGAATCCtgaatcaattcattaacatcGAATTAAACTGTACTTTTAGTGGAAAGGTGTCACCTGATACACTCTGGAGGTTTTTACCCTTCGCTGAATACAACATTAAGTCAGCCATTGTGAGATAACGTGCCGGGGCttccacagtaaaaaaaaaaaaaatgaacggtGGTCACATTTTCAGGAATGTGACTGTGCAGCATCTTATCCTCATGATCTATTCTCATTTGGTCCACTCCCTCCCCTCTTTTGTCTGCTAACATACGGCGC harbors:
- the pde4ba gene encoding cAMP-specific 3',5'-cyclic phosphodiesterase 4B isoform X2; protein product: MSSNELSVEMDSCIRTFKEHMHLELEPPKIPGVVGGKRGATSPKLSPRSSPRLFRKLMVNKSIRQRRRFTVAHTCFDVENGPSASCSPLDPQASPGSGLVLHTNFPGHNQRRESFLYRSDSDYDLSPKSMSRNSSIASELHGDDLIVTPFAQVLASLRSVRNNFTVLTNVQCASNNFDVENGPSASCSPLDPQASPGSGLVLHTNFPGHNQRRESFLYRSDSDYDLSPKSMSRNSSIASELHGDDLIVTPFAQVLASLRSVRNNFTVLTNVQCASNKRSPAATNQPAVTKVCLPDEAYQKLAMETMEELDWCLDQLETIQTYRSVSDMASTKFKRMLNRELTHLSEMSRSGNQVSEFISNTFLDKQNEVEIPSPTPKTREKKKQQKQQLMTQISGVKKVSHGSSLSSSSISRFGVKTDKEELLSKELEDLNKWGLNIFTVSEYSNSRPLTCIMYAIFQERDLLKTFKIPVDTFVAYMMTLEDHYHSDVAYHNSLHAADVAQSTHILLSTPALDAVFTDLEILAAIFAAAIHDVDHPGVSNQFLINTNSELALMYNDESVLENHHLAVGFKLLQEDSCDIFQNLTKKQRQSLRKMVIDMVLATDMSKHMSLLADLKTMVETKKVTSSGVLLLDNYTDRIQVLRNMVHCADLSNPTKSLELYRQWTDRIMEEFFHQGDRERERGMEISPMCDKHTASVEKSQVGFIDYIVHPLWETWADLVHPDAQDILDTLEDNRNWYQSMIPQSPSPPFYDPGTHGHGGGTGGQGGGEKFQFELTLEEEDLDGIEKDGDVEDDDEEAIDEEEDSLEESRSPPLDYQDHEECDMMEPTMAIEIVTHEASPTDT
- the pde4ba gene encoding cAMP-specific 3',5'-cyclic phosphodiesterase 4B isoform X5, producing the protein MSSVPPTNEAYQKLAMETMEELDWCLDQLETIQTYRSVSDMASTKFKRMLNRELTHLSEMSRSGNQVSEFISNTFLDKQNEVEIPSPTPKTREKKKQQKQQLMTQISGVKKVSHGSSLSSSSISRFGVKTDKEELLSKELEDLNKWGLNIFTVSEYSNSRPLTCIMYAIFQERDLLKTFKIPVDTFVAYMMTLEDHYHSDVAYHNSLHAADVAQSTHILLSTPALDAVFTDLEILAAIFAAAIHDVDHPGVSNQFLINTNSELALMYNDESVLENHHLAVGFKLLQEDSCDIFQNLTKKQRQSLRKMVIDMVLATDMSKHMSLLADLKTMVETKKVTSSGVLLLDNYTDRIQVLRNMVHCADLSNPTKSLELYRQWTDRIMEEFFHQGDRERERGMEISPMCDKHTASVEKSQVGFIDYIVHPLWETWADLVHPDAQDILDTLEDNRNWYQSMIPQSPSPPFYDPGTHGHGGGTGGQGGGEKFQFELTLEEEDLDGIEKDGDVEDDDEEAIDEEEDSLEESRSPPLDYQDHEECDMMEPTMAIEIVTHEASPTDT
- the pde4ba gene encoding cAMP-specific 3',5'-cyclic phosphodiesterase 4B isoform X1; the encoded protein is MRKSRSVLTVSPNKDGKELSDCSLSESFTSPACTLGVDLRRGRRRLSGNLQLPPLSWRQGDRARTPDDEIMARPTSLPFGAPPRIDITPVDPECFDVENGPSASCSPLDPQASPGSGLVLHTNFPGHNQRRESFLYRSDSDYDLSPKSMSRNSSIASELHGDDLIVTPFAQVLASLRSVRNNFTVLTNVQCASNNFDVENGPSASCSPLDPQASPGSGLVLHTNFPGHNQRRESFLYRSDSDYDLSPKSMSRNSSIASELHGDDLIVTPFAQVLASLRSVRNNFTVLTNVQCASNKRSPAATNQPAVTKVCLPDEAYQKLAMETMEELDWCLDQLETIQTYRSVSDMASTKFKRMLNRELTHLSEMSRSGNQVSEFISNTFLDKQNEVEIPSPTPKTREKKKQQKQQLMTQISGVKKVSHGSSLSSSSISRFGVKTDKEELLSKELEDLNKWGLNIFTVSEYSNSRPLTCIMYAIFQERDLLKTFKIPVDTFVAYMMTLEDHYHSDVAYHNSLHAADVAQSTHILLSTPALDAVFTDLEILAAIFAAAIHDVDHPGVSNQFLINTNSELALMYNDESVLENHHLAVGFKLLQEDSCDIFQNLTKKQRQSLRKMVIDMVLATDMSKHMSLLADLKTMVETKKVTSSGVLLLDNYTDRIQVLRNMVHCADLSNPTKSLELYRQWTDRIMEEFFHQGDRERERGMEISPMCDKHTASVEKSQVGFIDYIVHPLWETWADLVHPDAQDILDTLEDNRNWYQSMIPQSPSPPFYDPGTHGHGGGTGGQGGGEKFQFELTLEEEDLDGIEKDGDVEDDDEEAIDEEEDSLEESRSPPLDYQDHEECDMMEPTMAIEIVTHEASPTDT